From the Jeongeupia sp. HS-3 genome, the window GCGTCGCCCACGGCACGATGATGCTCGAGACCCCGAGCAGCAAGGCCACCAGCGGCGCGAATGCGAACACCATGATCAGATCGTTCAGCGCCACCTGCGACAGCGTGAAGTAGGCATCGCCGTTGGTGAGCCGGCTCCAGACGAAGACCATCGCCGTGCATGGCGCCGCGGCGAGCAGGATCAGCCCGGCAACATAACTATCGAGCTGATCGGCCGGCAACCACTGTGCGAACAGCACGCGGATGAACAGCCAACCGAGCAGCGCCATCGAAAACGGCTTCACCAGCCAGTTGATGAACAAGGTGACGCCGATGCCCTTGATATGCGCCTTGACCTGATGCAGCGCACCGAAGTCGATCTTCAGCAGCATCGGGATGATCATCACCCAGATCAGCAGCCCGACCGGCAGGTTGACCTTGGCGACTTCCATCGCACCGATTGCCTTGAACAGCTGAGGCAGCCCCTGCCCCAGCGCGATGCCGACGACGATGCACGCCAGCACCCAGGCGCTCAGATAGCGTTCGAAAAAAGGCATCGGCGCGGCGGCGCGTTGGCCGATGACTTCACATTGCGCGGACATCAAATACCCCTGTTCCATTCACACGCTGCGTCGCAGCGATCGCTTTTCATCTTTAACAGCAGCTATCATCGCAGGCTTGCGGCGCGATACCGCACGGCGCGCCGCCACAGCAGTTGTCGGTGAGGAAAGCCAGCAAGGCGTTCATTGCCGCGTAGTTGGCCGAGTAATAAATGAAGCGGCTCTCCTGCTTTGCGGTGATCAGCCCGGCATGCGCCAGCTCCTTCAGGTGGAAGGACAGCGTCGCCGGGGCCACACCGAGCGACTCGCCGATCCGGCCGACGGCCAGGCCGTCGGGGCCGGCGGTGACGAGCAGCCGGTACACGGCCAGACGGGTTTCCTGCGCCAGCGCAGAGAGGCGGATGACTACGTCTTTGTTTTCCATATTTCTATTTTTATAGAAATATGGAATCAATGCAAGCGGCAAGCATGATGACCGGCTCGTGCCTCGGTCGCGCCGTGCATGACGGCAGGCGCCCCCGTT encodes:
- the arsB gene encoding ACR3 family arsenite efflux transporter translates to MSAQCEVIGQRAAAPMPFFERYLSAWVLACIVVGIALGQGLPQLFKAIGAMEVAKVNLPVGLLIWVMIIPMLLKIDFGALHQVKAHIKGIGVTLFINWLVKPFSMALLGWLFIRVLFAQWLPADQLDSYVAGLILLAAAPCTAMVFVWSRLTNGDAYFTLSQVALNDLIMVFAFAPLVALLLGVSSIIVPWATLLTSVVLYIVIPVLIAQVIRKALLAKGQAAFDAAMQKIQPWSITALLATLVLLFAFQGGAIIRQPLVIALLAVPILIQVFFNSGLAYWLNRKVGEKHSVAGPSALIGASNFFELAVAAAISLFGFESGAALATVVGVLIEVPVMLLVVRIVNGSKPWYERGAAQ
- a CDS encoding helix-turn-helix transcriptional regulator, whose amino-acid sequence is MENKDVVIRLSALAQETRLAVYRLLVTAGPDGLAVGRIGESLGVAPATLSFHLKELAHAGLITAKQESRFIYYSANYAAMNALLAFLTDNCCGGAPCGIAPQACDDSCC